Proteins encoded by one window of Elaeis guineensis isolate ETL-2024a chromosome 12, EG11, whole genome shotgun sequence:
- the LOC105055778 gene encoding receptor-like serine/threonine-protein kinase ALE2 isoform X2, protein MRVLVMMMLLLFLLHLGSPAFGTRAPSPASNPSNPPEMWTIAPSPLGPTHAPFPPKYHGPIGSPLVWKHHRSIPNVVSPSSFVPPQSQELEVEVAAGTFLKQSQVKIMAALGSSQDQQKTIVTIYLVPLGENFDHMTALLIYERFWQKKVPINMSIFGNYEVIQVNYPGFPSSPPSAVGGPTGSNIGSHQYPFTADVPTGRTQKLSAGIIAVIVVASVTIVLGCFMTILFYCKVIDLRKRAPAEGPTNILSITKRSGIKSMTSNSLAGSSSVLCVSARATCTPSVKTFSLVELEKATDEFSSKRILGEGGFGRVYHGIMEDGSEVAIKFLTREDKNGNCEFIAEVEMLSRLHHRNLVKLIGICIEGNKRCLIYELVRNGSVESHLHGADKKKGPLDWDARIKIALGAARGLAYLHEDSNPCVIHRDFKASNILLEQDYTPKVTDFGLAREASEGENHISTRVVGTFGYVAPEYAMTGHLTVKSDVYSYGIVLLELLSGREPVYVYESQEPVSLVTWARPLLTSREGLGQLIDPSLHGNSNFSDVARVAAIASKCIRVEPSQRPFMGEVVQALKLAYKEIDEICGNSHSQRGSSSCPDHDHTGDIGPECSWWRNGCSPNLAYGYGHTSPFMTMEYSLDSMDEMQRPHSTSSLAGRVEYMSGHNRSGPLRTKRKRTALYRLRGSMSELGHLSWHLGIDGHYVSSL, encoded by the exons ATGCGCGTTCTTGTGATGATGATGCTTTTGCTCTTTCTGCTTCACTTGGGTTCTCCCGCTTTTG GAACAAGAGCACCATCTCCAGCTTCAAATCCATCAAACCCACCTGAAATGTGGACCATAGCGCCCTCACCTTTGGGACCAACACATGCTCCATTCCCTCCAAAATATCATG GCCCCATTGGCAGTCCACTTGTGTGGAAACATCACCGAAGTATACCTAATGTGGTTTCACCAAGCTCATTTGTGCCACCTCAAAGCCAAG AACTCGAAGTTGAGGTTGCAGCTGGCACATTTCTGAAACAAAGCCAGGTGAAAATCATGGCTGCCCTTGGTAGTAGCCAGGATCAGCAAAAAACCATAGTTACGATATATTTGGTGCCTCTTGGAGAGAATTTTGACCACATGACTGCTCTCTTAATTTATGAGAGGTTTTGGCAGAAGAAGGTGCCGATAAACATGTCCATTTTTGGCAATTATGAAGTGATTCAGGTTAATTATCCAG GATTTCCCTCCTCTCCACCATCTGCGGTTGGTGGACCCACAGGGTCCAACATTGGAAGTCATCAATATCCTTTTACAGCAGATGTTCCCACCGGGAGGACACAAAAATTGAGTGCTGGAATCATTGCTGTGATTGTTGTTGCATCTGTAACAATTGTCCTGGGATGCTTTATGACAATTCTTTTTTACTGCAAAGTGATTGACCTCAGAAAACGAGCCCCTGCTGAGGGCCCTACAAATATCCTGTCGATCACTAAAAGATCTG GTATCAAGTCCATGACATCAAACAGCTTGGCAGGTTCATCGTCAGTGTTATGTGTTTCCGCAAGGGCTACTTGCACACCATCGGTGAAGACATTTTCGCTAGTGGAACTTGAGAAGGCCACAGATGAGTTCAGCTCTAAGAGAATTCTGGGTGAAGGTGGGTTTGGACGTGTTTACCATGGGATCATGGAGGATGGAAGCGAGGTTGCCATTAAGTTCCTTACAAGGGAGGACAAAAATGGCAACTGTGAGTTCATTGCAGAAGTGGAGATGCTTAGCCGACTGCATCACCGTAATCTTGTCAAACTGATTGGTATATGCATTGAAGGGAACAAACGATGTCTGATTTATGAGCTTGTTCGCAATGGAAGTGTTGAGTCCCATCTGCATG GTGCAGATAAGAAGAAAGGACCTTTAGACTGGGATGCTCGGATAAAAATTGCCCTTGGTGCAGCTAGAGGCCTGGCATACCTACATGAAGATTCTAACCCTTGTGTCATACATCGTGATTTTAAGGCCAGCAATATATTATTGGAGCAAGATTACACCCCTAAGGTCACAGATTTTGGGCTGGCAAGGGAAGCATCAGAAGGAGAGAATCATATCTCTACTCGAGTTGTGGGAACTTTTGG TTATGTTGCTCCGGAATATGCAATGACAGGGCATCTGACCGTAAAGAGCGATGTCTATAGCTATGGCATTGTTTTATTGGAGCTTTTATCAGGTCGGGAGCCTGTATATGTTTATGAATCTCAGGAGCCAGTGAGCCTAGTGACATGGGCACGCCCTCTGCTGACCAGCAGGGAAGGTCTGGGACAATTAATAGATCCTTCCTTGCATGGAAACTCTAACTTCAGTGATGTGGCCAGAGTTGCTGCCATAGCTTCAAAGTGTATACGTGTAGAGCCATCTCAGAGGCCATTCATGGGAGAAGTTGTGCAGGCACTGAAACTAGCATACAAAGAAATAGATGAGATATGTGGAAATTCTCACAGTCAGAGAGGGTCATCCTCTTGTCCCGACCATGACCACACGGGAGATATTGGCCCTGAGTGCAGCTGGTGGAGAAATGGGTGCTCCCCGAACCTGGCTTATGGTTATGGGCATACCTCTCCTTTCATGACCATGGAGTATAGTTTGGATTCAATGGATGAAATGCAGAGGCCCCATTCTACATCTTCTTTGGCCGGAAGGGTGGAATACATGTCCGGCCACAATAGATCAGGTCCTCTAAGAACCAAGAGGAAGAGGACTGCATTATACAGATTGAGAGGGAGCATGAGCGAACTTGGGCATCTTTCATGGCATCTTGGTATTGACGGGCACTATGTTTCTAGCTTGTGA
- the LOC105055778 gene encoding receptor-like serine/threonine-protein kinase ALE2 isoform X1, producing the protein MRVLVMMMLLLFLLHLGSPAFGTRAPSPASNPSNPPEMWTIAPSPLGPTHAPFPPKYHGPIGSPLVWKHHRSIPNVVSPSSFVPPQSQECDGISCSEPLTSTPIGSPCGCVFPIRVVLDLRIAPYLLFTHIAELEVEVAAGTFLKQSQVKIMAALGSSQDQQKTIVTIYLVPLGENFDHMTALLIYERFWQKKVPINMSIFGNYEVIQVNYPGFPSSPPSAVGGPTGSNIGSHQYPFTADVPTGRTQKLSAGIIAVIVVASVTIVLGCFMTILFYCKVIDLRKRAPAEGPTNILSITKRSGIKSMTSNSLAGSSSVLCVSARATCTPSVKTFSLVELEKATDEFSSKRILGEGGFGRVYHGIMEDGSEVAIKFLTREDKNGNCEFIAEVEMLSRLHHRNLVKLIGICIEGNKRCLIYELVRNGSVESHLHGADKKKGPLDWDARIKIALGAARGLAYLHEDSNPCVIHRDFKASNILLEQDYTPKVTDFGLAREASEGENHISTRVVGTFGYVAPEYAMTGHLTVKSDVYSYGIVLLELLSGREPVYVYESQEPVSLVTWARPLLTSREGLGQLIDPSLHGNSNFSDVARVAAIASKCIRVEPSQRPFMGEVVQALKLAYKEIDEICGNSHSQRGSSSCPDHDHTGDIGPECSWWRNGCSPNLAYGYGHTSPFMTMEYSLDSMDEMQRPHSTSSLAGRVEYMSGHNRSGPLRTKRKRTALYRLRGSMSELGHLSWHLGIDGHYVSSL; encoded by the exons ATGCGCGTTCTTGTGATGATGATGCTTTTGCTCTTTCTGCTTCACTTGGGTTCTCCCGCTTTTG GAACAAGAGCACCATCTCCAGCTTCAAATCCATCAAACCCACCTGAAATGTGGACCATAGCGCCCTCACCTTTGGGACCAACACATGCTCCATTCCCTCCAAAATATCATG GCCCCATTGGCAGTCCACTTGTGTGGAAACATCACCGAAGTATACCTAATGTGGTTTCACCAAGCTCATTTGTGCCACCTCAAAGCCAAG aATGTGATGGAATTTCCTGTTCTGAACCACTTACTTCCACACCAATTGGGTCCCCATGTGGTTGTGTATTTCCTATTCGAGTAGTCCTTGATCTAAGAATAGCTCCATATCTATTATTTACTCATATAGCAGAACTCGAAGTTGAGGTTGCAGCTGGCACATTTCTGAAACAAAGCCAGGTGAAAATCATGGCTGCCCTTGGTAGTAGCCAGGATCAGCAAAAAACCATAGTTACGATATATTTGGTGCCTCTTGGAGAGAATTTTGACCACATGACTGCTCTCTTAATTTATGAGAGGTTTTGGCAGAAGAAGGTGCCGATAAACATGTCCATTTTTGGCAATTATGAAGTGATTCAGGTTAATTATCCAG GATTTCCCTCCTCTCCACCATCTGCGGTTGGTGGACCCACAGGGTCCAACATTGGAAGTCATCAATATCCTTTTACAGCAGATGTTCCCACCGGGAGGACACAAAAATTGAGTGCTGGAATCATTGCTGTGATTGTTGTTGCATCTGTAACAATTGTCCTGGGATGCTTTATGACAATTCTTTTTTACTGCAAAGTGATTGACCTCAGAAAACGAGCCCCTGCTGAGGGCCCTACAAATATCCTGTCGATCACTAAAAGATCTG GTATCAAGTCCATGACATCAAACAGCTTGGCAGGTTCATCGTCAGTGTTATGTGTTTCCGCAAGGGCTACTTGCACACCATCGGTGAAGACATTTTCGCTAGTGGAACTTGAGAAGGCCACAGATGAGTTCAGCTCTAAGAGAATTCTGGGTGAAGGTGGGTTTGGACGTGTTTACCATGGGATCATGGAGGATGGAAGCGAGGTTGCCATTAAGTTCCTTACAAGGGAGGACAAAAATGGCAACTGTGAGTTCATTGCAGAAGTGGAGATGCTTAGCCGACTGCATCACCGTAATCTTGTCAAACTGATTGGTATATGCATTGAAGGGAACAAACGATGTCTGATTTATGAGCTTGTTCGCAATGGAAGTGTTGAGTCCCATCTGCATG GTGCAGATAAGAAGAAAGGACCTTTAGACTGGGATGCTCGGATAAAAATTGCCCTTGGTGCAGCTAGAGGCCTGGCATACCTACATGAAGATTCTAACCCTTGTGTCATACATCGTGATTTTAAGGCCAGCAATATATTATTGGAGCAAGATTACACCCCTAAGGTCACAGATTTTGGGCTGGCAAGGGAAGCATCAGAAGGAGAGAATCATATCTCTACTCGAGTTGTGGGAACTTTTGG TTATGTTGCTCCGGAATATGCAATGACAGGGCATCTGACCGTAAAGAGCGATGTCTATAGCTATGGCATTGTTTTATTGGAGCTTTTATCAGGTCGGGAGCCTGTATATGTTTATGAATCTCAGGAGCCAGTGAGCCTAGTGACATGGGCACGCCCTCTGCTGACCAGCAGGGAAGGTCTGGGACAATTAATAGATCCTTCCTTGCATGGAAACTCTAACTTCAGTGATGTGGCCAGAGTTGCTGCCATAGCTTCAAAGTGTATACGTGTAGAGCCATCTCAGAGGCCATTCATGGGAGAAGTTGTGCAGGCACTGAAACTAGCATACAAAGAAATAGATGAGATATGTGGAAATTCTCACAGTCAGAGAGGGTCATCCTCTTGTCCCGACCATGACCACACGGGAGATATTGGCCCTGAGTGCAGCTGGTGGAGAAATGGGTGCTCCCCGAACCTGGCTTATGGTTATGGGCATACCTCTCCTTTCATGACCATGGAGTATAGTTTGGATTCAATGGATGAAATGCAGAGGCCCCATTCTACATCTTCTTTGGCCGGAAGGGTGGAATACATGTCCGGCCACAATAGATCAGGTCCTCTAAGAACCAAGAGGAAGAGGACTGCATTATACAGATTGAGAGGGAGCATGAGCGAACTTGGGCATCTTTCATGGCATCTTGGTATTGACGGGCACTATGTTTCTAGCTTGTGA